The following nucleotide sequence is from Citrus sinensis cultivar Valencia sweet orange chromosome 6, DVS_A1.0, whole genome shotgun sequence.
GTTGTGGATACTCTcttaaattacaatattttcttccataattgtaaataatttctcttaaattgCCATATTTTCTTCCTAATAAACTCGGCAAGCGACTATATGCAATTaatggtaattaattaattacctcaTATCTTAAGGAAAAAGATAGAAATAGAGTTGTATTACTACCTTTTCTAAAAACTGATCATATCCAACCTTTAATTGGATTGCATGTGTGATGTATATAGATGTTGAATTATGGCTGTTTTGTTATATAACTCTTATCTCTTTCTCTTATTCTAGTTCGTACGTGGAACCTATGGCTATGGCAGCAGCAAgaattcattttcaatcaaatgtccttatttttatgatcattttccttttaatacCTTTTCGAAATTTAGCTATAGCTATAGCAGCAGCCAAAAGTAGCAATAGTGGGAGAGGGACAGGCTTTAGTATTGACTTGATCCATCGGGACTCCCCAAACTCTCCCTTGTACAAGCCTCATGAAACTCCTTTTGAGcgttacaataataatattttcctaCGTACTCTCTCTCGTCTCAATAGTTTAAATATGAGTCCGGCTACATATTTCTACCCTAATAATGTTGTCCAATCAAATGTGTCAACCGCTAATGGTGAATATGTGATGAAGTTCTCCATTGGTACTCCACCATTATTGGACATTTATGGCATTGTTGATACAGGAAGCGACCTTATGTGGGTTCAATGTCTTCCTTGTGTACAATGCTACAAACAAGTGAAACCCATTTATAATCCCGCAAGCTCGTCATCATACAAAGAGCTTTCTTGTCAATCAGAACAATGTCATCTTCTAGATACGGTGTCGTGTTCTTCTCAGCAACTCTGCAACTATACCTATGGCTATGCAGATAGTTCATTAACCAAAGGTGTTCTTGCGACAGAGAGAATTACTTTTGGGAATTCTAACAATTTTTTCGATAATGTTGTTTTTGGTTGTGGGCACAATAATACTGGGGTctttaatgaaaatgaaatgggTTTGGTCGGGCTAGGAAGAACGAGATTGTCACTTGCTTCACAGATTTTATCTCAACTTGGTGCCAACAAGTTCTCTTATTGTCTGGTACCATTCCATACTGATCCAAGCATTACAAGCAAGATGTTTTTTGGAAATGGAAGTGAAGTTTCAGGAGGTGGTGTGGTTTCAACTTCTTTGGTTTCCAAAGAAGACAAgacttattattttgtaacGTTGGAAGGAATCAGTGTTGGGAATTTAAGTAATAGTAGTAAGTTGATTCCTTATTATAATTCCTCTGGAGCAATCTCCAAAGGTAACATGTTCATCGACACAGGGGCGCCACCAACTCTTTTACCTAAAGATTTTTACAATCGATTGGAAGAACAAGTAAGAAATGCAATTAAGCTAACACCTTATCAAGACCCACGATTGGGATCACAGCTTTGCTATAAAACCCCATCAATGGCTGGTATTGCACCCATATTAACAGCGCATTTTGATGGTGGTGCCAAAGTGCCGTTAATTCATACAAGCACTTTTATTCCTCCACCGGTTGAAGGCGTGTTTTGTTTTGCAATGCAGCCCATAGATGGTGATGTTGGtatatttggtaattttgccCAATCAGATCTCTTCATTGGCTATGACTTCGATAGTCAAATGGTTTCTTTCAAGCCAACTGATTGTACTAAGCAATAGCCAATAGTGTAGTTCATTGCTTCGGTGtcatattaataacaatatattaatattctcgatttttatttttcttttattcatcaTTATTCAAGAATGAAGCCCGCCTATTTTATTCTAGACTTAGGGTATGACCATAAAATAATTACCGATTGTTATActatagaaataattatttgtgtaaaaaattagttaaacacttagtaaattttatttttaaaaatattatgagttttaaaagtatttGTATGCATTGgataaatcttattttttatgtatttataaatatgtatataaaatatttttattgtgtatatataattattaataattaaaacaaatattctatatttattaattttaattttattttgttattttaatataattgatgatgataatgatgatgatgatgatgatgatacaataataataagatttttgtAACATATATACTtgaattaagtataaaattaatttttaaaattaaattttaaaaaatatattcttcctccgcttttcaaaatttacagTAAGATggaattattttgattaaaattgatttttaaaataatttattaaatagtaGAATTaactttctaaattaattttaagtctATTGAAAAGTGAAAACGATGAAACGGCTCTTAATGTGTCTAACACGCGCGATGCAACGCAAGCACGAGGCATTCGCATTTCGCACAGACATGGTACCGAATACCGATACGTCCCAACATCCCCTGCCACTAAAATGTCATCTACCTGTCAGAGCATTTTGCATCCACTCAGTTCAGTTCAGTTCAGTTCAATTCTAATATTCTATTGTATGTATTGCTTTACTACCAACACTCGGCTAACGATCGATCTTCGAATTAATTCCCCCTCTTTCTTTCACTCAACATTTTGTTCAAGtgtaaaaactcaaaaatgtCTTCAGCAGTAGTTGCAGGTGCTTCCATTAAAATTTCACCAAGAAGAAGAGCCTTCTCTTATTCTCATACCCAGGTATTGCTGTTATCATATTATTATGTATGAATTAATTCTGTGTATTAACAACTAATTAGACCAAATTCATTTGCCTTTCCAGTTATTAGTAGTTGCTGTACTTACAGTACTGAAATGTTAAATCTTTTATCTcctccttcttcttctctaaTCTCTAGAAAACCACATTACAAGGTCTATCTCTTCAAGAATCTAAAAGGCGTGTCTCAGATCTTTTCTTGGCTGTTAGTAAGACCAAGAATGCAACTAGAAGCcttgataataataagatcACAGCAAGAACTGCTGGGGCTTCAAAGACTATTGAGGTTGAAGTTGATAAGCCACTAGGCCTTACTCTGGGTCAAAAGCCAGGTGGCGGCGTTGTCATCACTGTGAGTTACCTTACCCCCGCCCcatctttgtttatttatttatggtttaataattaatatttgttaattaatattgtttatgataatttatataataaataggCCGTAGAAGGGGGAGGGAATGCAGCAAAGGCCGGTCTTAAGTCTGGGGATCAAGTTCTCTATACAAGCAGCTTCTTTGGTGATGAACTCTGGCCTGCTGATAAGCTTGGATTCACCAAAACAGCTATTCAAGCAAAGCCAGACTCTGTCTACTTTGTTGTCAACAGGTTAATTtcctttcttattttcatcttcttaTTTATATGTGTTACTGTTAGCTCTGCCTCTGTGTCAGCATATATTATGTTTTACACTTGATTGGAGATTCGTGGCAAGAATTCAGAAaatatgattatatatatgtcCCGGCTGTTCAAAATGGGTTAGTAGCTCTGTTGATCATGAAAGAGTACACACATTAAACTCTGTTCAAAGGACACCAATAATATGGTAGCTGAACAAAGAAAATGCTTGTCTACTACCCGGATCCTGTTTTAAGAAATCAAAAAAAGTTAAGATAACAGTAAATGGTAAAATCCATATGATTATTGGTAGAAACTCTGTCTCTTTATAATCTTTCTCATTATAAATGCAAGCTATGAGACAAGTTACtggtattttttctttaatatacCCAGGAAAGTAAAATTGGGACTCATCTAACTAATGATGGGTCAAGAGTTGCTAATGTGGAAAAGCAAAACTCTTGAAATAGGATATCCGTGTAAGGGAGCGAAATTTGAGGACTGCTTGTTAGCTCTAGTAATTTTTTGTCTATGAATTAATAATGGTCTAGTTGTGTATCAAAATTGAGGTCCcatgatttattttccttttagctgactgatttttgtttttcaatttcttataAACAAATTACTATGTTGATTTCTTTGTTGTTGAGTAATTTTGGTCCATTCTTATACACATAGTTTGTACCaatgaaattggaaattttcctttgaaGAGGAAAAAGTATGAAAGGAATAATTAAGCAAATGGATGTCTCAGAAACGGAAGCTAAATAGTTTCATTGCTTTGTTTTCTATAGCTAATTGATAtgtcaataaattataaatatgcatcCATGCAGAGGAGGTGCAGATGTAGATGTCAAACGACTGCCAAAGCGTCCAGCACCTCCGCGCTTTGGTAGGAAGTTAACCGAGGCTCAAAAGGCAAGTTTGAAATGAATTGGGATTTTTGGTAAATTGCAATGCTTTCCTCTAACAAAGTGCAGCATTTTGCAGGCTAGAGCTACACACATATGCCTTGACTGTGGATACATATACTTTTTACAGAAACCTTTCGATGAACTGGCAAGTGCCTCTTCTTTATCATGCTTAAATTGGTTTAAGTTGAAACCAGTCAAAGCTTAGACACAACTTAGAACTAATGCCacaattgaaagaatttaagTAAAGAACTAATAATATTCACCACCTGGATTTGTAGTCCTAGCAATCCTTGAACATATTTCatatagttatatatatataatcttttgtttcttagcagcaaataataataatattcaccATATGTATTGCATTACACTTTTGTTTGatgaataaacaaaatgttcGCAAAATTTAGtctgatttatttatatttaaatttacagCCGGATACATATGTATGTCCGCAATGCCAAGCACCCAAAA
It contains:
- the LOC102614792 gene encoding aspartic proteinase CDR1-like, with protein sequence MSPATYFYPNNVVQSNVSTANGEYVMKFSIGTPPLLDIYGIVDTGSDLMWVQCLPCVQCYKQVKPIYNPASSSSYKELSCQSEQCHLLDTVSCSSQQLCNYTYGYADSSLTKGVLATERITFGNSNNFFDNVVFGCGHNNTGVFNENEMGLVGLGRTRLSLASQILSQLGANKFSYCLVPFHTDPSITSKMFFGNGSEVSGGGVVSTSLVSKEDKTYYFVTLEGISVGNLSNSSKLIPYYNSSGAISKGNMFIDTGAPPTLLPKDFYNRLEEQVRNAIKLTPYQDPRLGSQLCYKTPSMAGIAPILTAHFDGGAKVPLIHTSTFIPPPVEGVFCFAMQPIDGDVGIFGNFAQSDLFIGYDFDSQMVSFKPTDCTKQ
- the LOC102607698 gene encoding uncharacterized protein LOC102607698 isoform X2, with product MSSAVVAGASIKISPRRRAFSYSHTQKTTLQGLSLQESKRRVSDLFLAVSKTKNATRSLDNNKITARTAGASKTIEVEVDKPLGLTLGQKPGGGVVITAVEGGGNAAKAGLKSGDQVLYTSSFFGDELWPADKLGFTKTAIQAKPDSVYFVVNRGGADVDVKRLPKRPAPPRFGRKLTEAQKARATHICLDCGYIYFLQKPFDELASAYVCPQCQAPKKRFARYDVNTGKPIGSGLPPIGVIIGLIAGIGAVGALLVYGLQ
- the LOC102607698 gene encoding uncharacterized protein LOC102607698 isoform X1, which gives rise to MSSAVVAGASIKISPRRRAFSYSHTQKTTLQGLSLQESKRRVSDLFLAVSKTKNATRSLDNNKITARTAGASKTIEVEVDKPLGLTLGQKPGGGVVITAVEGGGNAAKAGLKSGDQVLYTSSFFGDELWPADKLGFTKTAIQAKPDSVYFVVNRGGADVDVKRLPKRPAPPRFGRKLTEAQKARATHICLDCGYIYFLQKPFDELPDTYVCPQCQAPKKRFARYDVNTGKPIGSGLPPIGVIIGLIAGIGAVGALLVYGLQ